The Ciconia boyciana chromosome 2, ASM3463844v1, whole genome shotgun sequence genome has a segment encoding these proteins:
- the PRELID3A gene encoding PRELI domain containing protein 3A isoform X4, protein MKIWSSEHVFGHPWDTVIKAAMRKYPNPMNPCVVGVDVLDRSLDNQGRLHSHRLLSTEWGLPSIVKAILGTSRTLTYIEEHSVVDPVEKKMELCSTNITLTNLVSVDERLVYTPHPENPEKTVLTQEAIITVKGISLSSYLESLMANTISSNARKGRDALEWVISKLNAELEELKSTREGMKPAMAAASTEK, encoded by the exons ACACCCCTGGGATACAGTGATAAAAGCTGCTATGAGGAAGTACCCCAACCCAATGAATCCGTGTGTGGTAGGAGTAGATGTCCTCGACAGAAGCCTGGATAACCAGGGGAGGTTGCATAGTCACCGTCTTCTCAGCACAGAGTGGGGATTGCCAAGTATTGTAAAAGCG ATTTTAGGAACAAGTAGAACTCTGACTTACATTGAGGAACATTCTGTGGTAgatccagtggaaaaaaagatggagcTTTGCTCAACTAAT attacTCTCACAAACTTGGTGTCTGTTGATGAGAGACTGGTTTACACGCCTCATCCTGAAAACCCTGAAAA AACTGTGCTGACTCAGGAAGCAATTATTACTGTTAAAGGCATTAGCTTGAGCAGTTATCTGGAAAGCTTAATGGCAAACACAATATCTTCTAATGCCAGAAAG GGTCGGGATGCCCTGGAGTGGGTGATCAGCAAACTAAACGCAGAATTGGAGGAGCTGAAGTCAACACGTGAGGGCATGAAACCAGCCATGGCAGCAGCGTcgacagaaaaataa
- the PRELID3A gene encoding PRELI domain containing protein 3A isoform X1 translates to MKIWSSEHVFGHPWDTVIKAAMRKYPNPMNPCVVGVDVLDRSLDNQGRLHSHRLLSTEWGLPSIVKAILGTSRTLTYIEEHSVVDPVEKKMELCSTNITLTNLVSVDERLVYTPHPENPEKTVLTQEAIITVKGISLSSYLESLMANTISSNARKLAVCSSCGHWGAAATGSS, encoded by the exons ACACCCCTGGGATACAGTGATAAAAGCTGCTATGAGGAAGTACCCCAACCCAATGAATCCGTGTGTGGTAGGAGTAGATGTCCTCGACAGAAGCCTGGATAACCAGGGGAGGTTGCATAGTCACCGTCTTCTCAGCACAGAGTGGGGATTGCCAAGTATTGTAAAAGCG ATTTTAGGAACAAGTAGAACTCTGACTTACATTGAGGAACATTCTGTGGTAgatccagtggaaaaaaagatggagcTTTGCTCAACTAAT attacTCTCACAAACTTGGTGTCTGTTGATGAGAGACTGGTTTACACGCCTCATCCTGAAAACCCTGAAAA AACTGTGCTGACTCAGGAAGCAATTATTACTGTTAAAGGCATTAGCTTGAGCAGTTATCTGGAAAGCTTAATGGCAAACACAATATCTTCTAATGCCAGAAAG CTGGCTGTGTGCTCATCTTGTGGTCATTGGGGTGCAGCTGCTACAGGGTCTTCTTAA
- the PRELID3A gene encoding PRELI domain containing protein 3A isoform X3 gives MKIWSSEHVFGHPWDTVIKAAMRKYPNPMNPCVVGVDVLDRSLDNQGRLHSHRLLSTEWGLPSIVKAILGTSRTLTYIEEHSVVDPVEKKMELCSTNITLTNLVSVDERLVYTPHPENPEKTVLTQEAIITVKGISLSSYLESLMANTISSNARKL, from the exons ACACCCCTGGGATACAGTGATAAAAGCTGCTATGAGGAAGTACCCCAACCCAATGAATCCGTGTGTGGTAGGAGTAGATGTCCTCGACAGAAGCCTGGATAACCAGGGGAGGTTGCATAGTCACCGTCTTCTCAGCACAGAGTGGGGATTGCCAAGTATTGTAAAAGCG ATTTTAGGAACAAGTAGAACTCTGACTTACATTGAGGAACATTCTGTGGTAgatccagtggaaaaaaagatggagcTTTGCTCAACTAAT attacTCTCACAAACTTGGTGTCTGTTGATGAGAGACTGGTTTACACGCCTCATCCTGAAAACCCTGAAAA AACTGTGCTGACTCAGGAAGCAATTATTACTGTTAAAGGCATTAGCTTGAGCAGTTATCTGGAAAGCTTAATGGCAAACACAATATCTTCTAATGCCAGAAAG